Proteins from a single region of Escherichia coli DSM 30083 = JCM 1649 = ATCC 11775:
- the crcB gene encoding fluoride efflux transporter CrcB has translation MIKSLFAVIIGGSVGCTLRWLLSTRFNSLFPNLPPGTLVVNLLAGLIIGTALAYFLRQPHLDPFWKLMITTGLCGGLSTFSTFSVEVFALLQAGNYIWALTSVLVHVIGSLIMTALGFFIITILFA, from the coding sequence ATGATTAAATCACTTTTTGCCGTCATTATCGGCGGTTCTGTTGGATGTACTCTGCGCTGGTTACTGTCCACACGCTTTAACAGTCTTTTTCCAAATCTACCTCCAGGTACACTGGTGGTGAACCTCCTTGCCGGGTTAATTATTGGTACTGCGTTGGCGTACTTTTTACGACAACCACACCTTGATCCTTTTTGGAAATTAATGATAACAACGGGACTTTGTGGAGGTCTGAGTACTTTCTCTACATTTTCTGTTGAAGTATTCGCATTACTCCAGGCGGGAAATTATATATGGGCTTTGACGTCTGTACTTGTTCACGTCATTGGCTCCCTCATCATGACAGCTTTAGGCTTTTTTATCATAACCATACTTTTCGCATGA